One genomic window of Manihot esculenta cultivar AM560-2 chromosome 16, M.esculenta_v8, whole genome shotgun sequence includes the following:
- the LOC110603393 gene encoding uncharacterized protein LOC110603393, translated as MARGKGKEDARNADRGVLTGTGRGRGRGDPEIIRGRGIITTAPSSVDFRAPALTPTTPVSYSAPAAPPLTPVAPTAPTSSSSIPGSSASRSASSSSSHATRTYCYVHASGNLMPSEKTSGACTKIFQKYNVEEGSSWKNIPQSTKDFYFREFEVRNILCILTKI; from the exons ATGGCCAGGGGTAAAGGTAAAGAAGATGCACGTAATGCTGATCGTGGTGTTTTAACGGGTACAGGTAGAGGCCGAGGCCGAGGTGATCCAGAAATTATTCGTGGTCGAGGCATTATAACCACTGCACCTTCTTCAGTTGACTTTAGAGCCCCAGCACTTACTCCAACAACCCCTGTATCATACTCAGCCCCTGCAGCCCCTCCACTTACTCCAGTTGCCCCCACTGCCCCAACTTCTTCAAGTTCTATTCCGGGATCGAGTGCTAGTCGATCTGCATCCTCATCCTCATCACATGCTACTAGGACCTACTGTTATGTGCATGCAAGTGGAAA TCTTATGCCTTCTGAGAAGACATCTGGTGCCTGCACAAAGATCTTTCAAAAGTACAATGTGGAGGAGGGTTCTTCCTGGAAGAATATCCCACAATCcacaaaagatttttattttagagAGTTTGAGGTACGCAATATATTATGCATTCTAACAAAGATATAA
- the LOC122722073 gene encoding uncharacterized protein LOC122722073 — MSYNLCYWSTPEYVAKSTKYSKNRLTEKGGEGASPSKHTGGSITHEEHARRIQNAKTDKAPPTAAELFLHTHTKKSDRNKFVDKRAEIVYLQVILSTKLFMILSCVIDFSIMISCKYCKCDILQENYLKLKEQHSSQYVGSDHVEGDGGTINEDQLFITATGGWQGSRVYGLGSAASSAFSQTGTGGTSTNVPSSQSPEWKKEIEAKFEEKYNSLQKLVEDQNQVIAQMREELQTTKMGQQSSSLMPSSSDIPPARRSLGDSHMD, encoded by the exons ATGTCTTATAATCTATGTT ATTGGAGTACTCCAGAGTATGTAGCAAAGTCAACGAAGTACTCAAAGAACCGCCTAACAGAGAAGGGAGGTGAAGGAGCTAGTCCTTCTAAACATACAGGTGGGTCCATAACACATGAGGAGCATGCTAGACGCATACAAAATGCTAAGACAGACAAAGCTCCTCCAACAGCAGCTGAGTTGTTTCTCCACACCCATACAAAGAAGAGTGATCGCAACAAATTTGTTGATAAACGAGCTGAAATTGTTTAT ttgcaa GTGATTCTCTCAACgaaattgtttatgattctcagttgtgtgattgatttttctATTATGATATCTTGCAAGTATTGTAAATGTGATATCTTGCAG GAAAATTATCTGAAGCTAAAAGAACAACATTCAAGCCAGTATGTGGGATCAGATCATGTGGAAGGAGATGGAGGAACTATTAATGAGGATCAATTGTTCATTACTGCAACAGGAGGATGGCAAGGAAGTCGAGTTTATGGTTTAGGTAGTGCTGCCTCTTCTGCCTTCTCTCAAACAGGAACTGGGGGAACATCAACAAATGTTCCATCATCCCAATCACCAGAATGGAAGAAGGAAATTGAAGCAAAGTTTGAAGAGAAGTATAATAGTTTGCAAAAACTTGTAGAAGACCAAAATCAGGTGATAGCTCAAATGCGTGAAGAACTACAGACAACGAAGATGGGACAGCAGTCTTCCTCATTGATGCCATCATCGTCTGATATTCCTCCAGCTCGTAGATCCCTTGGTGATTCACATATGGATTAG
- the LOC110603392 gene encoding uncharacterized protein LOC110603392, with translation MGVETYGVDKKQNFLMRVALLWTISDFPAYAMLSGWSTAGRLACPYCMNNTDAFTLPRGGKQCWFDNHRKFLNHNHPWQKNKSWFRKNKVVTEHPPLVRTGEEILHEIESLGLMRVTDPGSDVVNAVISKTCGWRKRSIFWDLPYWSSLLIRHNLDVMHIEKNFFDNLFNTIMNIEGKTKDNAKAREDMREICRRPELEVNAETGRYPKAIYALDKPAKQVICEWMKGLRFPDGYVSNMARCVDMNKYRLFGMKSHDCHIFMQRLLPIAFRELLPMRVWEAITELSIFFKQLTSTILREEDMQRLEEDIPVILCKLERIFPPGFFDSMEHLRVHLAYEARIGGPVQYRWMYPYERYNGILKKNIKNKAKVEGSIANAYLVEEASSFCAYYFESHVSTRHRRVPRNDDGCVVEDQEIEGNLSIFKYPGRPIGQSKKRILTKDERNAAHLYILLNCEEVSPFIK, from the exons ATGGGGGTTGAGACATATGGTGTGGATAAGAAGCAAAATTTTCTCATGCGGGTTGCTTTGCTATGGACCATTAGTGACTTTCCTGCTTATGCCATGCTTTCTGGTTGGAGCACTGCAGGAAGGCTTGCATGCCCATATTGTATGAATAACACTGATGCATTTACTTTGCCAAGAGGTGGCAAACAATGTTGGTTTGACAATCATCGCAAATTTTTGAACCATAACCATCCATGGCAGAAGAATAAATCATGGTTTAGAAAAAACAAAGTTGTAACTGAACATCCACCTCTAGTAAGGACTGGAGAGGAAATTTTGCATGAGATAGAGAGTCTTGGATTAATGAGAGTGACAGATCCAGGTTCAGATGTTGTTAATGCTGTTATTAGTAAGACATGTGGATGGAGGAAACGCAGCATATTCTGGGATTTACCTTATTGGAGTTCCTTGCTTATTAGACACAACCTTGATGTAATGCATATTGAAAAGAATTTTTTTGATAACTTGTTCAATACCATTATGAATATAGAGGGTAAAACAAAAGATAATGCAAAAGCAAGAGAAGATATGAGGGAAATATGTCGGCGGCCTGAGTTGGAGGTTAATGCAGAAACTGGCAGGTATCCAAAAGCAATATATGCATTGGACAAACCGGCAAAACAAGTTATTTGTGAATGGATGAAGGGACTCAGATTTCCTGATGGTTATGTGTCTAACATGGCTCGATGTGTCGACATGAACAAGTACAGATTATTTGGAATGAAAAGTCATGATTGTCATATTTTCATGCAAAGGTTGTTGCCTATTGCTTTTCGTGAATTATTACCAATGAGAGTGTGGGAAGCAATTACCGAGCTAAGTATTTTCTTTAAGCAACTAACGAGTACGATCTTACGGGAGGAAGATATGCAAAGGCTTGAAGAGGACATTCCGGTTATACTATGCAAATTGGAGCGAATATTTCCTCCGGGTTTCTTCGACTCGATGGAACATCTTCGAGTTCATCTTGCATATGAAGCTCGCATTGGGGGTCCAGTGCAATATCGTTGGATGTATCCTTATGAGCG GTACAATGGAATTTTAaagaagaatattaaaaataaagccaAAGTTGAAGGATCAATTGCTAATGCATACTTGGTAGAAGAAGCATCTTCTTTTTGTGCTTACTATTTTGAGTCACATGTTTCTACAAGGCATCGACGGGTTCCACGTAATGATGATGGTTGCGTAGTGGAAGATCAGGAGATTGAAGGAAATTTATCAATATTCAAATATCCGGGTAGACCCATAGGTCAATCAAAGAAAAGGATATTGACAAAGGATGAAAGAAATGCAGCTCATTTATATATCTTACTAAATTGTGAAGAAGTTTCGCCATTTATCAAGTAA